The Pongo pygmaeus isolate AG05252 chromosome 7, NHGRI_mPonPyg2-v2.0_pri, whole genome shotgun sequence DNA segment GTATATTTAAATTTCAGGTAATTTACTTGCTGAGCACCAATGATACATTCAATGGCTAATTTACACACCCTCACCAATCAGAGCAATATTACATTTTCCATGCTTTTTTGTAACAAATTGCAATCTGGAACATGACCATGTTCTGGGATGATGATGCCAGAGTTTTAGTAGTTTCTTTTCTGGGTATTTCCCTTTGTTAAGTGTGCATATCTAGTAGAACTTCTACTTTCCTTTCTGTCGTCTTTGTCTCTGGATGCCATTTTACTAGAAACATCCtttatatttgttgattttttcctattttccttgGTTTTAGCACTTTTTTCTAGgtccactttctctttttctctgtcctttTTCCCCTTAGGAGACTCCTTCCTGGATAGGTCTGCAGCAGCAATTTTCTTATCCTTTCGGACatcctctttcttcccctttcttctctcttcattcTTACTTTCCTTCCTTGACTCaggtttctctttctccttcttgagCTCTTCTTTAGTGAGTTCTTTAACTTTCAGATTTTccaa contains these protein-coding regions:
- the ASPH gene encoding aspartyl/asparaginyl beta-hydroxylase isoform X27 is translated as MAEDKETKHGGHKNGRKGGLSGTSFFTWFMVIALLGVWTSVAVVWFDLVDYEEVLGKLGIYDADGDGDFDVDDAKVLLEGPSGVAKRKTKAKVKELTKEELKKEKEKPESRKESKNEERRKGKKEDVRKDKKIAAADLSRKESPKGKKDREKEKVDLEKSAKTKENRKKSTNIKDVSSKMASRDKDDRKESRSSTRYAHLTKGNTQKRNY
- the ASPH gene encoding aspartyl/asparaginyl beta-hydroxylase isoform X26; this encodes MAEDKETKHGGHKNGRKGGLSGTSFFTWFMVIALLGVWTSVAVVWFDLVDYEEVLAKAKDFRYNLSEVLQGKLGIYDADGDGDFDVDDAKVLLEGPSGVAKRKTKAKVKELTKEELKKEKEKPESRKESKNEERRKGKKEDVRKDKKIAAADLSRKESPKGKKDREKEKVDLEKSAKTKENRKKSTNIKDVSSKMASRDKDDRKESRSSTRYAHLTKGNTQKRNY